A window from Musa acuminata AAA Group cultivar baxijiao chromosome BXJ3-10, Cavendish_Baxijiao_AAA, whole genome shotgun sequence encodes these proteins:
- the LOC135651460 gene encoding transcriptional regulator SUPERMAN-like, producing MEFWKWATTEYSSSGPRIPGLVVDESWEDAAGRSGGCVWPPRSYSCSFCRREFRSAQALGGHMNVHRRDRARLKQCSSLSGETTDDHRRPDPRSPPLVLHPAANPNPNSGVVPPKPAPPFSSSITRDYLTGSNLSTITSPGDSTAPLHLLVVSESGVLGSWTDPEISDEETNCNKRRRIEPTPEVFFLAAFSGDRRYEVLDENPVQELDLELRLGDAPKIK from the coding sequence ATGGAGTTTTGGAAGTGGGCAACGACAGAATACAGCAGCAGCGGGCCTCGGATCCCCGGGCTCGTCGTCGACGAGTCGTGGGAGGACGCTGCAGGCCGGTCGGGAGGCTGCGTGTGGCCGCCGAGATCTTACTCCTGCAGCTTCTGCAGACGAGAGTTCCGGTCGGCGCAGGCACTCGGCGGGCACATGAACGTGCACCGAAGAGATCGAGCCAGGCTCAAACAGTGTTCGAGCCTCAGCGGGGAAACCACGGACGACCATCGACGTCCAGATCCTCGTAGCCCCCCACTCGTCCTCCACCCTGccgctaaccctaaccctaattccGGTGTCGTACCACCGAAACCTGCTCCTCCTTTCTCTTCCAGCATCACTCGAGACTACCTCACCGGGTCGAACCTCTCCACGATCACATCTCCGGGAGACTCCACGGCACCTCTCCATCTCCTCGTCGTCTCGGAGTCCGGCGTTCTGGGATCATGGACAGATCCAGAAATCTCCGACGAGGAGACCAACTGCAACAAGAGGAGGAGAATTGAGCCCACGCCCGAAGTCTTCTTCCTTGCAGCCTTTTCTGGTGATCGACGATACGAGGTACTCGATGAAAACCCCGTCCAGGAGTTGGATCTCGAGCTTAGGCTCGGAGAT